A window of Ursus arctos isolate Adak ecotype North America unplaced genomic scaffold, UrsArc2.0 scaffold_16, whole genome shotgun sequence genomic DNA:
atgactcaaaggcatacagttcttaataaagcctattcagagagagaaaggctgtggtggctcagctaacaagatgtgttgaagtgaccaatgctttctcatttcacccctaaaggcaattgtactttcaagcctagagcctttttctaggtgggccctcaagtcccttttcttgtacaagttcccgaagggatgggactctctggtctgagcaccagaccctgatcatcctggtggttcgtggtgttgaagctgactccattgccccccacaccccccttctctacctggtgggaaaggaatcatccctgtccctggatgaggcccagacgatgctgaggctccgagaaggcacaatggagcgtttcgtacagtccctggtgccatccttcccagatgggagcatctcaaccaactcaacgatcttctgcatgtacgagatgttcacttcagccacacaggtcctgggccagcagttcaataggtgagtgcccaccccatgcacagcacagggtgagcctcccatctactgggtgtacatctcgggaatggcactacccctctctgaccttccctttcctcttctgaaaactggggtggttaagaggatgaacctcatacagttactgtaggaaatcatgggaggaaacatggcacgggctactctggtgcttggctctgtagaaagggctcctggacgtgctgggcatcttcttgcttaatagttctctctctctggtcaagaagctctcaagtgcaaccctcacaggccggtggcccttctgggttgacgaaaggaaatgcaaagcaggcagtttccccatgtgcaaaggacttctgagattccatctagatggttctggtagttgtcctttgtgtgagcagctcaggggcacactgggagcaggcagaccagcccacgggccactcaggatttggaaagtgcgggctgggaagtagtcattcaagaatgtatattaagcacctaggaatgtgaatggagagaggagatacagtgtctgggtctcagttctagtcagagggtcagataggcactctgcacaccctaagcacgcatgtccaatggttgttagatgtgacatcttcgtagcctcctctaggtttgaaaggatccaccgagagctggatcataggacagatgaaatgatcaagtaaaactgggacaggggtttgggtccagaagcagggctggctgcctccacagagcagggtgggggactacaggggtggtggctggggagggatttgccgaaccagggatctcaccgatctcttgatttccagtgggtgggcttcatctggggggcttcatgtgaagaagcaaatgagtcaaagaaggctgtggagggggtcccgggccctctgggcggcagagcacagtctgggctcagtgggtgcctgaaacacccatccctttgacggtcccaacttgctctgcctgcccctccctgctgaccaccccaaccggggccaagaaccgagggtgtgctgagccgaccactcacaaatctgcctccaacctgagccttgatactggtgtgcatggaggatagagtagaccagtcccatggccaggtagaggagaggtgaagtggaaaaaccagactcattcaggttttctggaggaccaggcctcccactatgagggcagctagagaggggttggaagggggctggggccatcctctgggacccatacagaaagaacggtgctgtgggagtagcatgtgcaatgcaaggccaggcctctgactctgctccacatatgactctccccagcaccctgtctcccatcttgggtacctggcctgaccagaatttgcaggctatctatcagtccctgggctgtgaccgtgtcgagatcaaggtggcctatgtacatggggccatggttctgaagtggcatgcctgggacctgacaaaccatgtcccccttctcctgatgcagcgggaacttctggcgctcactgaggcagaggtggagggtaagggggatggcaagctgggaaggctaactgggatgcggttcatgggctgggtattcctttcaaggccatggggtctgtcctggttttgcaaaggcatccggaaagtcagtgatgtggatgaacctttctctgtctcctgccccagtgccagctccagggctccttccagcggcagagccaggaacagggcctcctatagagctagaggcgaccccggctGTGggtcaactgtcacctgcggtgtcagagccagcctcccctccgtcagctgttccagaactgcaacccgagctcccatcttctgcatatgtgccgggtgctgagcagcagtcagctggaccaccctttttgctggaaagtttcactcaggcaacagccacagagcccaccgcggccccagaggcttcctgccactgctgtgtcaccccaaagaaccagctgggtgaggagaagcccgacctcctggacttccctcccaggctggtggcagagcagctcacgtatatggatgcggtgagcagctgggctctcagggtgggctAGGGGCACGCctcccttctgctctcacctgccccacacctgcctttccctgatgtggactcctatggtctgggaccaaatctcagctccaccacttcccaaccctgtcaacccatcaaggcgcttagccccaagctttcactgtccagctgcggactgtagcgagagaccctgataagcactgatacagaggtactagggagaagaaataagccagaatggagagaccaatgggcaggccctggtcccgtgggtggaggagggcagctccctgtgttcagtcaagtccatgggtcacccactcatgtgccttggaggatgagtaccctcagcattgattaggcatctgatgtgtccatgaggacagggcagacggaagaacgtgtggttgcagctcccgtgtgagaatgtgcatctgaaaggggggaaggaccagggggatgaccagttggaggggaggggaagaagcccccttgggttggaccaccttgcagtgccaccaggagctgggagttcctgagcatgatcagggtgccaatgccctccttccttcccttgctctgtttgctcctgggtcattgtgtactgggttccctcagggaaaaacaatggaatgaaatccacggtctccaaccaggctcaggccagattctcagctccctgaggtccagctctgacctgtgacccctacgtaggacatgagtcttgcatgggaaatggctgggtgaaccaaggtccgcctgttctctaggagctgttcaagaagctgctgccccatcagtgcctgggctccgtctggtccaagcgcaacaagcctggcaatgagcacctggcacccacagtccgggccactgtcgcccagttcaacggtgtggccaagtgtgtcatcaccacctgccttggcaacccaagcatgacagcccgggacagggccatggtggtggagcactggatcaaggtggccaaggtatgcaacgggaagcccagccgaggtgctctcctgagtctcgggcactgctcttcccttgatcaggtctcagggtggaaggccctggtctttgccctaggactgtgcagtccctaggctcttccgtccaggggcatgctgaccttgccttgcatggccccatgctgggatgctccgtttctgcctggctccttccttggagtgaggtaaaatattcctcctcctctgggcctcaagtgtgcccttcggcaggtccctggacagcggcttcctccagcaggagcactttcccctgagggggactgaagcttgagagccaatcaggtgccggctccccaagtgacagcccattctcttccctccccaggcctgtcaaaccctgaggaactattcgtccttacatgccatcctctcggctctacagagtgtctccattcaccgcctcgagaacacgtgggggaaggtttccaggtgagtaggcctctctccatggagggaccaggatggacgagggagctcccagaggcttgtcctcttccccctcaggcagcttggaccttctgggaggcggcaaaccccgaccacaggacctgggctggtgggtgggtctctcagcctccctggtgaggaggccaccatgcctcccgctttagaaatcagttttgccaaatgtcccacacggggctgagctgcattaaatctcttcacgtgtttccttgacagccactaagctctctgcccatttgaaccccaaattgacccaaacagtgtttctcgatgaatatgggaagggaggcccaggacgagccacatgacagctccctcccatgtcctacaaagaccttagtgctcagaggatcccagaagaaaccctcaaccaggcaggttgacactctggggttctcaaagaaaaggtactcgcactcaaccctgccacattattcgtccattgatcctgcctcccttgcctctcttcaggaagccattgaggatctttcaaaagctgtgcagcaaggacaccacacagggcaggaacctgctcatcaaggtagcctggaaggtgcaggtctggaaagagaggaggggtgggagggaacagggtcctgagtggatgaagtcgggaatggtctgaagcattccttggggaggggaagcctttggcatgaacgtggcgacagcctaggtgaggatgccgttggcggcgagggggcaagcaggtggtgtccaagcagactccctagcctagacaccctctctctgtgtcaacagCTGGTTCAGGTGGGGGcctctacaaacctggagagcccagaggacagacctgtgctcagtgatggggttgggctgggttgagggccacaacaatgatgagagtaataggatcctgagtcctcaggagaccatgggagataggtggagttgtcacgtttcccgatgagaaaacaggcttggggaggccaggctgcaagctcaagttcacacatggagtgaatgttggagtgagattgttctggaatcactcacggcctgcttctggataatggggcctcaggatcagtatgagttaggtcagatgtcgaggttctgacgtccaagatggtgggggcaagtggcctgagggtatgatggtctcaaggaacttgtccttggccctgcaggagcgaccgtccaatagatttgccaccctggtgatggccctccggggagcccagaagaggatgcagaagaaggtgagtgtgcctgaggcccagggcctccaaagtcagaggaggaggagggctcctccctgagggctggaagcctcccaaaaaggaaagatcaggaaggggggggggcgtccttcccactccagctgcggctcctggggccacagcttctacaattcttatttcaaaaggaccaggaggagggtccagagtggtccatagagaatgggttttgcgggtggggagggaccgacctagtgctccattccctggcatttttgaaaagcaggccctgaaggtgatgaggaggagtctgatgttctgggagggggaggggaaagggaacccgtggtGGGGAGGCTGCTAatggtcctaggctgctccacgtgagcccctggggtgggccaggaggctggagcattttcagtggagggtccctgtggacaccagcgagcagggactcatcccaaccctccccctcatgacacagggtgtcgtgcctttccttggcactttcctcaccgagctggtgatgttagataccgccatggaggactatctggaggtgggtgagcctgaggattgtgggggagggaccagaatccggaggtttgggagcagagcgcccctgtactgagccctgagctctcaggactcggcaaacctcccctcatgacagcctcacggctaccctgtgagcctgggggctgttgcccatctcagggatgagcgaggtgaggctgcagttaggccacggctcccggtgccgaagactggtgaagcagcagagcttcctgaaggcaaagctgcgtgaggtctgtctgagtggacctcagcctcccccggtgagtttgcccgtggggggagaatgaagtcaggaccctccacgtcagcaagcacctccgtagccgcagcagccccttcctgcctgaggcttcggcctcccctactgtcttccgagagggtggtgctgcagggtcccgacctgtagccagtccatctgccccatgtcctcctttctctggaccccagagcctggcctagatcccaggcccgctatctgtgtatgcacggcccctcacgggtcctggccatggtgcagcatgagaagggatgggaatcaagtgctcctaagaaccaggggcctcattctgatggactttgtctgcattccaggggaatgagatcaaccaccacaaaagaaataaggtgagcatatgtggcgcttcccgcagggaagggtagggagtgggcctcagagatgtccctgggaagaacattgcttggctccatcccctccacctcacatttcctgggatcccttgagaagaaagcagtgcaagtcccatcccgttaggagatggggacagagcatggcatccaggaggacttcccggaggaggggctactgatactcacctctgagaacaggtggagacctgatgaatctgcagggaggaggatggccatgtgtgccaggacggGGGACGGGTCCCCGGTCccgctgctcaaccctcaccagaccctgcaactccacgccccccccccccccaggctccctatacatcctgtgcttctctctctgctcaggaatatcaagtcatgacggacatcatgctgctccaggtggctgccgagaattacaccctagagcccgaggatcctttttgggcctggttccaggctatggagccgctcagcgaggctgagaggtgaggcccatcaggagctgggtcggtgaggttcggggtggactctttctgctggccactcctgggatcctccttccctgggcagcctcaggccttgttgccggggcgccagactccagctgtgggcaaacactggcagggactcttgaatggaagctcctgggcaactcacaggtgtccctctgtccttagctacaccctgtcctgccagctggagccccggtcctagctggtcagcagcactcaagaaggagaagaactggccgcagtcaacctcagggctgagcaagtgtccagtggccctgcagggattcctcagcaactgcatccttgtgcccattgtctccacaccccttccccccatctatttccttatgtagggggcaccatttagttgttttaaatagtaccgtgatagatttgcatgttaggagattaaagcccttgttttgttttagagcccggtgtgtggtttgggtcttttacttcctacggtaatggaaaacttgcacagactctcatattcgttactgacctaggaaatcttccagagtcatcagctactgtatgtgggaggaaggagaagtgccagcctttctccctagccactggagggcacccccatATCCCCCTTAttcagagcacgggtccatttcagtcaatgaatttgggcaaacagcagagacagcccctcagaactcctgagatttagaggttgcagggactttcccaggaatagcaacaaccactgaaagtgggagtctttaagacttgtacgcaccagaactccttcctgccccaggactggggttgcctttctccgctctaaggccaggaagactgtgtcctgctccttccgttgagatgcttttttggtttagtgtttggttttgtattgcccccgtatttggaacttgtcgtattgtagttcaatctctggaactgcatcagcacctagtggggaaaaacacggaaggagatcaaatcctgggtgtgaaggggacaaagccagaggaagataatttgcagatggactcagggcaggcaggactttccagcctcagtctccccgttggccgtttaccaagtttggaatctttctgggattcttgtcaatgatctctggattccctttcctgcttgctttgtgtgttgggaaaagatgggaggggtaccttaaaggacacacctgagcctggttccatgagcatctatgctgacctaggagccaggatttccagccttcgtgcatctccttatgcggttcttctgaagcagcagttccctccaggccccaggctctgcgtccgatccatggtagccactgttccctggctggcatctggtggatcagggatgggttctctcttgccaggataatgggtcatatccttttttttttgaagtttttttttatttatttgacaaagagcgATAGTAAGAGattgaacacaagcaaggggagtgtgagagggagaagcaggcctgcagcggaggagcctgatgtgggactcgatcccaggactccgggaccacaccatgagctgaaggcagatgcttaatgactgagccacccaggcgcccctcattttcattttcttaatgactaatgatgttacacatcttttcatgcatatagttgccattttaaaaccttttttgggAAAGTggctgttcaggtcttttgcccttaaaaaaaaaaaacaacttgggttttcttaatattgagttataagaattgtttatatattctagatacaagtcttcttcagatatatgttttgcaaatatcttctcccattttatgcATCATGGAGGATTTTTGAGAATCAAGAAGTTACGGCCTGGGGGGTAGATAGTACTCCCAGGCTGGTGTGTTTCATTCTAGAGTCTGTGATACTTTCGTAGCTGCTTCTGCTGCCAgaccttcctccaattc
This region includes:
- the LOC125281366 gene encoding ral guanine nucleotide dissociation stimulator-like; translation: MQGQASDSAPHMTLPSTLSPILGTWPDQNLQAIYQSLGCDRVEIKVAYVHGAMVLKWHAWDLTNHVPLLLMQRELLALTEAEVEVPAPGLLPAAEPGTGPPIELEATPAVGQLSPAVSEPASPPSAVPELQPELPSSAYVPGAEQQSAGPPFLLESFTQATATEPTAAPEASCHCCVTPKNQLGEEKPDLLDFPPRLVAEQLTYMDAELFKKLLPHQCLGSVWSKRNKPGNEHLAPTVRATVAQFNGVAKCVITTCLGNPSMTARDRAMVVEHWIKVAKACQTLRNYSSLHAILSALQSVSIHRLENTWGKVSRKPLRIFQKLCSKDTTQGRNLLIKERPSNRFATLVMALRGAQKRMQKKGVVPFLGTFLTELVMLDTAMEDYLEVGEPEDCGGGTRIRRFGSRAPLY